One stretch of Chryseobacterium fluminis DNA includes these proteins:
- the lpxB gene encoding lipid-A-disaccharide synthase translates to MKYYIIAGEASGDLHGSNLIKALKQKDSHAEFRFWGGDLMAAQGGIMVKHYKDLAFMGFLEVAKNLRTILNNIKFCKEDIRNHRPDILILVDYPGFNLRIAKFAKELGIKVIYYISPQLWAWKEGRVEVIRKYVDEMMVILPFEEDFYKKHGVHSHFVGHPLLDAISDLKDINIENFKSENRLNEKEIIALLPGSRKQEVEKMLDIMLSVRPYFKEYQFVIAGAPSLPKEFYQKYTDENVHFVSNRTYDLLRCSKAALVTSGTATLETALLNIPEVVCYRGSKISYAIAKRLVKNISYISLVNLIMDREVVKELIQNNLNTKNLVEELRKIIDGEKRIGILKEYELLRQKLGGSGASEKAAEVILKV, encoded by the coding sequence ATGAAGTATTACATTATCGCAGGTGAAGCTTCCGGAGATTTACACGGAAGTAATCTGATAAAAGCACTTAAACAAAAAGATTCCCATGCAGAATTTCGTTTTTGGGGTGGTGATCTGATGGCGGCACAAGGTGGCATAATGGTAAAGCATTATAAAGATCTGGCTTTTATGGGCTTTTTGGAAGTGGCTAAAAACCTGCGTACGATTCTGAATAATATTAAATTCTGCAAGGAAGATATCAGAAACCACCGGCCGGACATTTTAATTCTGGTAGATTATCCCGGATTTAATTTAAGGATCGCAAAATTTGCAAAAGAACTCGGAATAAAAGTAATCTATTATATTTCTCCTCAACTCTGGGCCTGGAAAGAAGGCAGGGTAGAAGTGATCAGAAAATATGTGGATGAAATGATGGTGATTCTTCCCTTTGAAGAAGATTTTTATAAAAAACACGGTGTTCATTCTCACTTTGTCGGGCACCCTTTATTAGATGCCATTTCCGACCTCAAGGACATCAATATAGAGAATTTTAAATCGGAAAACAGGTTAAACGAAAAAGAAATCATTGCCCTTTTGCCGGGTTCCAGAAAGCAGGAAGTGGAAAAGATGCTGGACATTATGCTTTCCGTAAGACCCTATTTTAAAGAATATCAGTTTGTCATCGCCGGAGCGCCAAGTCTTCCGAAAGAATTTTATCAGAAATATACAGATGAAAATGTACACTTTGTTTCGAACAGAACCTATGATTTATTAAGGTGCTCGAAGGCAGCGCTCGTGACTTCCGGAACCGCAACCCTGGAAACAGCCTTATTAAATATTCCGGAAGTGGTCTGCTACAGAGGAAGTAAAATTTCCTACGCCATTGCCAAACGATTGGTCAAAAATATCAGTTACATCTCTTTAGTTAATCTGATTATGGATCGGGAAGTGGTAAAAGAACTCATTCAGAACAATCTTAATACGAAAAATCTTGTGGAGGAACTTAGAAAAATTATAGACGGCGAAAAGAGAATCGGGATTCTAAAGGAATACGAACTTTTACGACAGAAACTGGGCGGCAGCGGAGCAAGTGAAAAAGCTGCTGAGGTCATTTTAAAAGTTTAA
- a CDS encoding 30S ribosomal protein THX — MGKGDKKSKRGKINNGSYGKRRPRKASKSHTASEEKAK, encoded by the coding sequence ATGGGAAAAGGAGATAAGAAATCCAAAAGAGGAAAAATTAACAATGGAAGTTATGGTAAAAGAAGACCTAGGAAAGCTTCGAAATCTCACACAGCTTCAGAGGAAAAAGCGAAGTAA
- a CDS encoding DUF937 domain-containing protein, whose protein sequence is MSLIDLLTGNTGTQVAEKAENKFGISRNQILALLAVAAPLIISYLRNKSQDAKEAEALNNALDKDHDGSILNDVSQAESREGEGSSILNHIFGGDKQNVENRLSQNTGISIDKIGPVLAMLAPVIMGYIGKEKQQNNVGAGGLGDLLGGILGNASNQAQNQQSSPLNDILGSMLGGNSSQSSGNPLNDILGSVLGGNNNNQDKKQSGGGLGDLLGGLFGK, encoded by the coding sequence ATGAGTTTAATCGATCTACTGACAGGCAATACCGGAACCCAGGTTGCCGAAAAAGCTGAAAATAAATTCGGAATCAGCAGAAATCAGATTCTGGCTTTATTAGCCGTTGCTGCCCCGCTTATTATTTCTTACCTAAGAAACAAATCTCAGGATGCTAAAGAAGCTGAAGCGCTGAATAATGCATTGGATAAGGACCATGACGGAAGTATTTTAAATGATGTTTCACAGGCAGAATCAAGAGAAGGAGAAGGAAGTTCCATCCTGAACCATATTTTTGGAGGCGATAAACAAAATGTAGAAAACAGGTTATCTCAGAATACGGGAATTTCCATCGATAAAATCGGACCTGTATTAGCGATGCTGGCTCCTGTTATCATGGGCTATATCGGTAAAGAAAAACAGCAGAACAATGTCGGAGCCGGTGGTTTGGGAGATCTGTTGGGGGGAATCCTTGGAAATGCCTCTAACCAGGCTCAGAATCAACAATCCAGTCCGCTGAATGATATTTTAGGCAGCATGCTTGGCGGGAACTCATCTCAATCCTCAGGAAATCCGCTGAATGACATTTTGGGAAGTGTTCTTGGAGGTAACAACAATAACCAGGATAAAAAGCAGAGCGGAGGCGGATTGGGAGATCTCCTTGGCGGACTGTTCGGAAAATAA
- a CDS encoding DUF2480 family protein, translating into MSEEFEIRNKVAESGLINFDLTDLVPKGLRKGIDLKDFLFMEMILKEKDFREKVAAINTEDYQDAYVYIYNSADAIVPLWAYFLITAKLTGVTKKIVFGNREDLEVLLMHNAVQTYDFEEMRGKRVLVKGCSDKEIPENAYIELVEQLQPLVKSLMFGEACSNVPILKN; encoded by the coding sequence ATGTCAGAAGAATTTGAAATCCGAAATAAAGTTGCGGAAAGCGGTTTAATCAATTTTGATCTTACCGATCTTGTTCCGAAGGGCCTGAGAAAAGGAATAGATCTTAAGGATTTTCTTTTCATGGAAATGATTTTAAAAGAAAAAGACTTCCGCGAAAAAGTAGCAGCTATTAATACTGAAGACTATCAGGATGCTTACGTCTACATTTATAATTCTGCCGATGCGATTGTTCCCCTTTGGGCTTATTTTTTAATCACGGCAAAGCTTACAGGGGTAACTAAAAAAATAGTTTTCGGAAACCGTGAAGATCTGGAAGTTCTTTTAATGCATAACGCCGTTCAGACCTATGATTTTGAAGAAATGAGAGGAAAACGGGTTTTGGTAAAAGGGTGTTCTGACAAAGAAATTCCAGAAAATGCATACATCGAATTGGTGGAACAGCTGCAGCCTCTTGTCAAGTCTTTAATGTTCGGAGAAGCATGTTCAAATGTACCTATTCTAAAAAATTAA
- a CDS encoding ComEC/Rec2 family competence protein gives MNKQPLFILAICFISGIFFQDYFCLDEDICFLIVGFAAVIIIFSFLTSYFFFKIRPYLLGFMFFSMGIFIHRQNTFSSENISVPRNENIKFKISKKLNTNEKNKKYEAVIQAGHQQFNAVVYIPKEHGELDFIHYYKADAYLSEPKPPQYDFQFDYSKYLNRKDIGYQCYIPDEIFAAPKPDVNLREQFSQKRLNVLQNIDSTAMSSQSREFLKGIILADRTETDPQTVKDFNRSGLVHFLAISGTHIIVIFGLLHSLLVRIFPFTLRKYTIILSLIFIWLFAAFIGFGNSVVRSCIMLSVYFIYILLQRKPDLLHALALSALIILMMDTRQIFDVGFQLSFLAVLGIFWLNQPILKYFPKQDHWFKKIIFNTISISISAQVFTLPLVLYYFHQFSLISIVANFIIVPFAELIIIFSFLMTGLIAFELDFMLINKAYDMVIHILLDAIHWFSGFQIPFFDNIAMHLMEVISLYWIIYLMRFAILKPSIKNSAKIIIAAFGFFILRMGLNFYEAQKAEVLFYDFKKYKVLSIKKRSKVCFWVDAHADQEKIIQFIVNPYCSSRRISGIEIRNFPDSAESVVYEGKMYNLR, from the coding sequence TTGAATAAACAGCCGCTTTTCATTCTCGCTATCTGCTTTATCTCCGGAATTTTTTTTCAGGATTATTTTTGTCTGGATGAAGATATCTGTTTTTTGATCGTTGGATTTGCTGCGGTTATTATAATTTTTTCTTTTTTAACGTCCTACTTCTTTTTTAAAATCCGGCCTTATCTGTTGGGTTTTATGTTTTTTTCAATGGGGATTTTTATTCATAGACAGAATACTTTTTCATCTGAAAATATTTCCGTTCCCCGAAATGAAAATATTAAATTTAAAATTTCTAAAAAACTCAACACCAACGAGAAGAATAAAAAATATGAAGCAGTAATCCAGGCAGGACATCAACAATTCAATGCGGTAGTGTATATTCCGAAGGAGCACGGGGAATTGGATTTTATACACTATTATAAAGCTGACGCCTACCTTTCTGAGCCGAAACCTCCGCAATATGATTTCCAGTTTGACTATTCAAAATATCTTAACAGAAAAGATATCGGATACCAGTGCTATATTCCTGATGAGATCTTCGCTGCTCCAAAACCTGATGTGAATCTGAGAGAACAGTTTTCTCAGAAAAGGTTAAATGTTCTCCAAAATATCGATAGTACAGCCATGTCTTCACAAAGTCGCGAATTTCTTAAAGGAATCATCCTTGCCGACCGTACAGAAACAGATCCACAGACTGTGAAGGATTTTAACAGGTCCGGATTGGTACATTTCCTTGCTATTTCGGGGACTCATATCATTGTAATTTTCGGGTTGCTTCACTCCTTACTCGTCAGAATTTTTCCGTTTACATTGAGAAAGTATACCATTATTCTCAGTTTGATCTTTATATGGCTTTTTGCTGCATTTATAGGATTTGGAAATTCTGTAGTCAGGTCATGTATTATGTTGAGTGTATACTTTATTTATATTCTGCTGCAGAGAAAACCGGATCTGCTGCATGCTCTGGCACTATCGGCTCTTATTATTTTGATGATGGATACCCGGCAGATTTTTGATGTTGGCTTTCAGTTAAGCTTTTTGGCTGTCTTAGGAATTTTCTGGTTAAATCAGCCTATCTTAAAATATTTTCCGAAACAGGATCATTGGTTTAAAAAAATAATTTTTAATACCATTTCGATTTCGATCTCTGCACAGGTATTTACGCTACCGCTGGTTTTATATTATTTCCATCAGTTTTCATTGATTTCTATCGTAGCCAATTTCATCATTGTTCCATTTGCTGAACTCATTATTATCTTTTCGTTTTTAATGACAGGCCTGATTGCTTTTGAACTGGATTTTATGCTAATAAATAAAGCGTATGATATGGTCATTCATATTTTATTAGATGCTATCCACTGGTTTTCCGGTTTTCAAATCCCGTTTTTCGACAATATAGCAATGCATCTGATGGAGGTGATCTCACTTTACTGGATTATTTATCTGATGAGGTTTGCTATATTAAAACCAAGCATTAAAAATTCTGCAAAAATCATCATAGCTGCGTTCGGCTTTTTTATTTTGAGAATGGGTTTGAATTTTTATGAAGCTCAAAAAGCTGAAGTCCTGTTTTATGATTTTAAAAAATATAAAGTGTTGTCCATTAAGAAAAGAAGCAAGGTTTGTTTTTGGGTGGATGCTCATGCAGATCAAGAGAAAATTATTCAGTTTATTGTTAATCCCTATTGTTCATCAAGACGGATCAGTGGCATTGAAATCAGAAACTTTCCGGATTCGGCAGAAAGTGTGGTCTATGAAGGGAAAATGTATAATTTAAGATAA
- a CDS encoding MATE family efflux transporter, translated as MKKYFDFIRKSLSGEEVDYTKVSIRNAVLLLAIPMMLEMAMESVFALVDLYFVGHLKESGYAIQTVGLTESVLSVMYSIAIGMSMAATALVARRVGEKNPEQASKSAAQVILVSFVVTFILSVVGVVYAEEILVMMGSKPEAAAFGKDFTRIMVGSSVIIMLLFLINGIFRGAGNAAVAMKSLWIANIANIILCPVLIKGFGPVPAMGLTGAAVATTIGRSIGVLYQLYHLLIADSQIKIRKTYFAPDLKMIKSIVKIATPGIFQFVIASCSWIFLAQLVATTGGENASAGYQTALRLMMFFMLPAWGLSNAASTLVGQNMGAGEMLRAEQSVLKTVKYNVFFMLTVSLIFFFLGDFLVSFFTKEAEIKSFAKNALHIMSTGFVFYGIGMVMINAFNGAGDTWTPTWVNVLGFWLFQIPLAYFLSRHYEMGPKGVFISIPAAETLITVLAFMLFKKGRWKTVKV; from the coding sequence ATGAAAAAATATTTTGATTTTATACGGAAATCTTTAAGTGGAGAAGAGGTGGATTATACCAAAGTGAGTATTAGAAATGCCGTTCTTTTACTGGCTATTCCGATGATGCTGGAAATGGCCATGGAATCTGTCTTTGCTTTGGTAGATCTTTATTTTGTAGGGCATTTAAAAGAAAGCGGGTATGCCATACAGACTGTGGGGTTAACCGAATCTGTACTTTCTGTTATGTATTCTATTGCGATCGGAATGAGTATGGCGGCCACCGCTTTGGTCGCAAGACGGGTAGGAGAGAAAAATCCCGAACAGGCTTCAAAAAGTGCTGCGCAGGTAATACTGGTCTCTTTTGTAGTGACTTTTATCCTGAGCGTAGTGGGTGTGGTTTATGCTGAAGAGATTTTAGTGATGATGGGTTCAAAACCTGAAGCGGCAGCTTTCGGAAAAGATTTCACGAGAATTATGGTGGGAAGCAGTGTGATCATTATGCTTTTGTTTTTAATTAACGGAATCTTCAGGGGCGCGGGAAATGCTGCTGTTGCGATGAAAAGCCTGTGGATAGCCAATATTGCCAACATTATCCTTTGCCCGGTTCTGATAAAGGGTTTCGGGCCTGTCCCTGCAATGGGACTCACCGGTGCGGCTGTAGCAACAACGATCGGCAGAAGCATCGGGGTTCTTTATCAGCTGTATCACCTCCTCATTGCCGATTCTCAGATAAAAATCAGAAAAACCTATTTCGCTCCGGATCTTAAAATGATAAAATCAATCGTCAAAATTGCTACGCCGGGAATTTTTCAGTTCGTCATTGCTTCCTGCAGCTGGATATTTTTAGCGCAGCTGGTAGCCACTACAGGAGGGGAAAACGCTTCGGCAGGTTACCAGACGGCTCTCCGGCTGATGATGTTTTTTATGCTTCCTGCCTGGGGACTGAGTAATGCAGCGTCCACACTGGTCGGGCAGAATATGGGAGCCGGTGAAATGTTGCGTGCCGAACAGTCGGTGTTGAAAACAGTAAAGTATAACGTATTTTTTATGCTGACGGTAAGTCTTATATTTTTCTTTTTAGGGGATTTTCTTGTAAGCTTCTTTACAAAGGAAGCGGAGATCAAGAGTTTTGCTAAAAATGCCCTGCATATCATGAGTACCGGTTTTGTGTTCTATGGAATCGGAATGGTAATGATCAATGCCTTCAACGGAGCCGGAGATACCTGGACGCCGACGTGGGTAAATGTTCTCGGGTTCTGGCTTTTTCAGATTCCTTTAGCTTATTTTCTTTCGCGGCATTATGAAATGGGACCTAAGGGTGTTTTTATATCGATCCCGGCAGCAGAAACCTTAATCACGGTTCTCGCTTTTATGCTGTTCAAAAAAGGACGATGGAAAACGGTAAAAGTATAA
- a CDS encoding ankyrin repeat domain-containing protein, whose translation MKKTVSTILVFGISIFANLLWAQEITKEQMQAFQTDQVEAFKKNFSKDDFNTCFAVKENSFSLLNLSVKYDRKNIFSYLVDNNADVNKICGGQSPLMIAGRYGKADLAKTLLKKGAQKNLKNEKGETAKDIAVKYKQESLTSVLK comes from the coding sequence ATGAAGAAAACAGTATCTACAATATTAGTCTTTGGTATTTCAATTTTTGCTAATCTGTTATGGGCACAGGAAATAACTAAAGAACAAATGCAGGCCTTCCAGACCGATCAGGTTGAAGCTTTCAAGAAGAATTTTTCGAAGGATGATTTTAATACATGTTTTGCTGTAAAAGAAAACTCCTTCAGCTTACTGAACTTAAGTGTGAAATACGACCGGAAGAATATTTTCAGTTATTTAGTGGACAACAATGCCGATGTTAATAAAATTTGTGGCGGACAAAGCCCATTAATGATTGCAGGAAGATATGGAAAAGCAGATCTTGCCAAAACACTTCTTAAAAAAGGAGCCCAAAAAAATCTGAAAAATGAAAAGGGGGAAACAGCAAAAGACATTGCTGTGAAATATAAACAAGAATCTCTGACCTCAGTTTTGAAATAA